Within Kutzneria chonburiensis, the genomic segment GTTTCCGCCTCCGGCTTGGCGTCCGCCGTGCGCCGCAGCTGGTCCGGCAACCGCCAGCTGCTGCGGGATCGCACGATCCGCACCTTGATCTGGGCCCAGTGGCTGCCGCCCGCTTGCGTCACCGGTGCCGAGAGCCTGCTCGTGCCGTACGTCGCCGTCCGTGGCCTACCCGTCTCCGCCGGCGGCCTCCTGCTCGCCTGCCTCCCCGTCGGCATGATGATCGGCAGCATCCTCATCGGCCGCGTCGTCGGTCCTTCGTCCCGGCGACGTCTGCTCATGCCGTTGATGACCGCCGTCGGCCTACCCCTGATCGGCTTCTCGATCACCGGGCTACCCGTCGTCCTGTGCGGGGCCCTCTTGGCGCTCGCCGGCACCGGCTTCGCCTACGGCCTCGCCCTCCAGCAGCGTTTCCGCGACGTCGTGCCTTCTTCCGTCCGCGGCCAGGCCTTCAGCCTCTTGTCCACCGGCTTGATGACCGCCCAGGGCCTCAGCCCAGCGTTGGCCGGCGCTGTGGCCGGCATCCTCCCCGTCGCCCAGGTCATCGCCTTGTGCGGCGCGGTGTCCGTGGCATCAGCCCTGCTGTTCCGCCTCCGCGCCCCGGAGGTGATGGATGCCCCCGCGACAGCTCAGTCCAGGCCGACCGAGAAGGACTCCTCGGCGTCGCGGCGGGAGTAGGAGCGGAAGGCGATGTGGGTGTCGGTGTTGAGCACGCCGGGCACCTTGCTGATGCGGCCGGGCACGAGCTCGGCCAGGTCCTCGTGCTTGGCCACCTTGACGTGCGCGATCAGGTCGACGTCGCCGGCGCAGGAGTAGACCTCCTGGACCCCGTCGATGTCGGCGATCGCCTGCGCGGCCTCCGGGATCGACTCGGCGGTGGCCTGGATCAACACGATCGCCGTGATCACGGTGGGACCTCCTGTAATGGTTCGACGTCCTGCCGATCGTAGGGCAAGGATGGGCTCGTGAACTGGACCGTCCGCGCCGCTGTCCCGTCCGATGCCGAAGAGCTGGTCCGACTGCGTGTGGTCATGTTCGAGGCCATGGGCCGCGACGTCACGCTCGGCGACTGGCAGCGCCCGGCCGCCGACATGTTCCGACGTGAGCTCGGCGGCACCGGACTGATCGCCACCGTGGTCGACGCACCGGGTGGGGGACTGGCGGCCTGTGCCGCGGCGTTCGTCCGCCCGGACATGCCCCGCCCAGGCGACACCGCCGAGGTGATGGGGCACGTGCACAACGTCTGCACGGACCCGGTCTGGCGGCGGCGAGGGCTGGCCCGGCTGGTCGTCACTGCCCTGGTCGAGCAGCTGGATGCGCTGGGCGTGACCAAATCCGACCTGCACGCCAGCGAGGACGGCCGCTCCCTCTACGAGAGCCTCGGCTACAAGCCGCGTCACGGCGGCGTGGAGATGGTGCGGCGGCTCAGTTGACGCCGGCGTAGACGGCACGGCCGGCGGCGGCGCGGTCCACCCAGGCCCGCCAACCGGCGGCGGACTTGGCGGGCTCGGACCACGGCGTGTCGCAGTAGACCAAGCGCGTGCCGGGGCGGTTGAGCCAGCGCAGCACGACACCGGTCTCCTCGGCGGGCGCGCCGCGAAGCGGGCCGTCGCCAGGGATGACGGTCTCGGCGGCGGCGACGAGGGAATCGACGACCGGCATCGGTCGCACGCCTCGGCGGGCCACGCCGGCCGAAGCGAGACGCCCGTGGCGCACGACCGAGAACTCCCAGCCGCCGTTGCCGTCCGGACGGGCGGCGACGAGCTCGGGCAGCGCGGCCAAGGCGGCCAACCGCTGGCTGCGGTCGACGGCCCGGACCAGGTCGGCCAGGCGGTCGCGGCGGACGGCGGCCTCCTCGAAGCGTTCGGCGAGGGCCAGCTCCTCCAGCTGCGCAGCCAGCCGGTCGAACGGGTCGAGGGCGCGGCCGGCGATGAGGTCCCGGACGGCCGCCGGGGCGTAGGCGTAGTCGGCGACGTCCTGACGGCCGGCGCATGGCGCGCGGCAGCGGCCAAGCTCGGCTAACGCGCACGGCGTGGCCCGTGCGCCTTGCGCCGGGATGCGCAGGCTGCACGTGCGCAGACCGGTGGCGTCACTTAACGCGGTCGCGGCGGTCTCGGCCGACTGCCGTGACCGAAAGGGGCCCAACGCGCCGTCGCGTGTGCGGCGCACGATGGACAGGCGCGGGAACGCCTCGTCGGTGAGCGTGACCCACCAGCCGCCCTGCTGGTTGCGGGACTTCCGGTTGTACTGCGGCTTGTGCGCGGTCAGCAGCCGCAGCTCGCGCACCTCGGCCTCCAACGAATGCGCGCACACCACGGAGTCCACGCGCACCGCCAGCGCCACCATCTCCTTGATGCGGCCCCGGCTCTCGCTGCTCGTGAAGTACTGGCGCACGCGCCGGCGCAGGTCTGACGCCGTGCCGACGTACAGCACCTCCTCCGACGGCCCGCGGAACAGGTACACGCCCGGCTCCGACGGCAGGTGCGCGGCCAGGGTGCGCTTGCGGCGCTGCGCGGGCGTGACATCGGGCAGGTAGTCGAACAGCTCCTCCAGCGACTGCACGCCCATCGGCCCCACGCGCTCCAGTAGGCCGTGCAGCACGTCCACGGTCGCACGGGCGTCGTCCAGCGCACGGTGGTTCGGCGTCGTCGACGTGCTGAACAGCTCGGCCAGCGCCGACAGGCGGCAGCTGGGCGCCTCGTCACGGGTCAGCACGCGGCGGGCCAGGCGCACCGTGCACAGCACCGCCGGCTTCGGCCACGCGTAGCCGTGCTGCGTGCAGGCGGCCTTGAGGAAGCCTGTGTCGAACGGCGCGTTGTGCGCCACCACCACCGCCCCCGCCGCGAACTCGAGGAACGCCGGCAGCACCTCGTCGATCGGCGGCGCGGTGTACACCATGGCCTCGGTGATGCCGGTCAGCCGCACGATCTCCGGCGGGATGCCCCGGCCCGGGTTGACCAGCGTGGCGAACTCGCCCAGCACCACCCCGCCACGCACCTTCACCGCCCCGATCTCGGTGATCGCGTCCTCGCCCGGCCGGCCGCCCGTGGTCTCCAGGTCCACCACCACGAACGTGGTCTCCCGCAACGGCGTGCCCAGCTCGTCGAACGTCAGCTGGCCGAGGTCATCAGCAGTGGTGGTCATGGTGATCGGGATCGTGCCAGCACCCCCTGACAGTTTTGATCGCCATCGAGGATCGGAACGGACCGTTCCTCCACTCCGAGTAGAGGAACGGCGCTTTCCGAAACTTCGGGCCCGCCAGGCCGCCCGAGTGTGGGAAGGGGGCCTTCCTCCACTCCGAGTGCAGGAAGGCCCCCTTCCCACACTCGGCGGGCTGCGCTAACTGGGTGACCTGCGTGATCTTTGCCGTGGCAACCTGGCGATGTGGGTCGGTTCCCCGTCAGCCGTTGGCGGCGGCACGCACTAGCCTGTGG encodes:
- a CDS encoding MFS transporter gives rise to the protein MTYAGVLAHTPYRVLFATRTLAITADTLRIVALSVLVFAVTGSTLLAAVAYGISFLPQLIGGSLLGAVADLVPPRQLIAIGYAVEFLSGLLLALADLPVGLSLALVATVSMVTPLVNGAAGRVVADVLSGESYVLGRSLLNLASSSAQLVGMAGAGAAVAVLGARHAMLVSAALHLLAAAWVRLRLPDLRVSASGLASAVRRSWSGNRQLLRDRTIRTLIWAQWLPPACVTGAESLLVPYVAVRGLPVSAGGLLLACLPVGMMIGSILIGRVVGPSSRRRLLMPLMTAVGLPLIGFSITGLPVVLCGALLALAGTGFAYGLALQQRFRDVVPSSVRGQAFSLLSTGLMTAQGLSPALAGAVAGILPVAQVIALCGAVSVASALLFRLRAPEVMDAPATAQSRPTEKDSSASRRE
- a CDS encoding Lrp/AsnC family transcriptional regulator, with translation MITAIVLIQATAESIPEAAQAIADIDGVQEVYSCAGDVDLIAHVKVAKHEDLAELVPGRISKVPGVLNTDTHIAFRSYSRRDAEESFSVGLD
- a CDS encoding GNAT family N-acetyltransferase, whose amino-acid sequence is MNWTVRAAVPSDAEELVRLRVVMFEAMGRDVTLGDWQRPAADMFRRELGGTGLIATVVDAPGGGLAACAAAFVRPDMPRPGDTAEVMGHVHNVCTDPVWRRRGLARLVVTALVEQLDALGVTKSDLHASEDGRSLYESLGYKPRHGGVEMVRRLS
- a CDS encoding DEDD exonuclease domain-containing protein, yielding MTTTADDLGQLTFDELGTPLRETTFVVVDLETTGGRPGEDAITEIGAVKVRGGVVLGEFATLVNPGRGIPPEIVRLTGITEAMVYTAPPIDEVLPAFLEFAAGAVVVAHNAPFDTGFLKAACTQHGYAWPKPAVLCTVRLARRVLTRDEAPSCRLSALAELFSTSTTPNHRALDDARATVDVLHGLLERVGPMGVQSLEELFDYLPDVTPAQRRKRTLAAHLPSEPGVYLFRGPSEEVLYVGTASDLRRRVRQYFTSSESRGRIKEMVALAVRVDSVVCAHSLEAEVRELRLLTAHKPQYNRKSRNQQGGWWVTLTDEAFPRLSIVRRTRDGALGPFRSRQSAETAATALSDATGLRTCSLRIPAQGARATPCALAELGRCRAPCAGRQDVADYAYAPAAVRDLIAGRALDPFDRLAAQLEELALAERFEEAAVRRDRLADLVRAVDRSQRLAALAALPELVAARPDGNGGWEFSVVRHGRLASAGVARRGVRPMPVVDSLVAAAETVIPGDGPLRGAPAEETGVVLRWLNRPGTRLVYCDTPWSEPAKSAAGWRAWVDRAAAGRAVYAGVN